From the genome of Mucilaginibacter paludis DSM 18603:
GTAAGTTTTGTGGTATTTGCCGCCTAAAAGTTTTTTACCTAAACTGTTGTTTAAAATAAAGGGTTTATCTTTAACATACTCGTTTTCGGAATATAAAGCCGCAATGCTGCTGCTTATACCGGGCTTTGTATTTAAGCCCCGGTTTAAATTGGCAATATACCGCGAAATACCGCCATACTTTTGCATCGAAAACTTTTGATGATCAAATAATATTTTCAATCTTCTGTTTCTTTAGGTTTTTTGTAAGTGCTTTGTTTTATTTTTTTGATTCTGAAGCGAAGCCAGGTAATAAAACCGAAATTTTTTAAAATTAAGGCGGCTTTTTCTTTTTCAAATATGGGGTCTTTTTTTGAGGATGCACCGGTATGGTTAAAGTTAGCTACGGTGTGATCTCTAAATTCAAACCTGAGGGATTTATCGCGCCAGCAACGCATGTTCAGTTCAAAGTCTGCCGAGATTTGGTAACGTGTATTAAATCTGTACTTTTTAAATACTCGTGCCGGATAAATCATAGCTTGGTGACAAAGCGTACTCTTAGCTAACTGATATTTTGACGCTTTACCGTAATATTTATTCCCTCGTAAAATAACGCTACCATAGTATATGGCATTGCTATCTTCGAGATCATACGCGAGTGCCGAAAAGCCTTCCAGAACTATGTCATCGGCCCCTAAAAAGTAAACCCAATCGCCTTTAATATATTCAAGTGCTTTATTCATGGCATCGTAAATGCCCTCATCGGGTTCACTTTTCCAAAAAGCTATTTTGTTATCATTGGCTTTAATAATATCAACAGAGCCATCGGTACTGCCACCATCAAGTACCACAATCTCAATAGCCGGATAGGTTTGTTTATAGATGCTGTTTAAGCAATTTTGTAAAAATTGGGCCGCGTTATAGGTTACAATGATGATAGATACCAGTGAAGGTGCTTCTTTTTTATCCAACATTTATCGGGTTTTGGTTGTCGAAAATAGTTCTTTGTAAATGTCTGCTTTAATTGTGATTTTTGCAATCTTACGATCTTTATCTCGGTTAGTGTAAATAACGGATTTTGATTGTTATAATTGTTCTATAAAATGTCACAACCTAAAGCGCCCAAAATTTCTATCATCATAGTCACCTACAACGCCGTTAAAACACTGCAAGCTGGTTTAGATAGTATTTACGCACAAAAATATCCCAATATTGAAGTTGTTGTGATAGATGGCGGGAGTACAGACGGTACCCTTGAACTACTGAAAGATAATACCAGCAAACTTGCTTATTGGAAAAGCGAACCCGACGAGGGTATTTATGATGCTATGAATAAGGGGTTAAACCATATTAGCGGCCAATGGGTATACTTTATGGGAGCTGATGATGAGCTAAGGGATGAATTTTCGGAAATGGCTTTAGAATTGAAGCGCCCCGGAGCACTATACTATGCTAATGTGATGTCAAACGGAAAAAAAAAATCTGGTTTTGTGAATGAATACTATCAGGCCAAGGCCGGGGTATTCCATCAGGCTATAATTTATTCGGCATCCATTTTTAAAACCTACCGTTACGATACCCGATACAGCATATCGGCCGACTATGAATTGAACATGCGCTGCTGGCGTGACCAAAGCATTGCTTTTATATATAGGGACTATGTCATCGCCAATTTTAACCATAACGGCGCGTCGTCTGGGGGGGAGGATGAGTTATTTGCGAGTAATAAGTCAAATTTAATTCGTCAGAATTTTGGCCTAAAGATATGGCTACGTTATATGTTTCGTTTGTTTAAAGAACGATTAAGAGGTACTAAGTAGATATTATATATATAAACAAATTAATGGCTGTCATCAACAATCGAAACATTAACCATTTTTTAATTAACCGCATTGATAACATCGGCGATGTGATTTTAACGCTGCCCCTTTGTATTTATCTGAAATTGTTATATCCAGATATTACCATCAGCTTTTTGGCACGCAATTATACCAGGGCAATTGTTGAAGCCTGCCCGGCAATTGATCATTTTATCGATTACGATATATTGGACCAGCTAACCGAAAACGAGCAAGTAGAAAATATAAGGGAGCGGAAGATAGATGTTATACTACATACCTTTAATAAAAGTAAAATTGCCAAATTAGCCAAGCGTG
Proteins encoded in this window:
- a CDS encoding glycosyltransferase family 2 protein; protein product: MLDKKEAPSLVSIIIVTYNAAQFLQNCLNSIYKQTYPAIEIVVLDGGSTDGSVDIIKANDNKIAFWKSEPDEGIYDAMNKALEYIKGDWVYFLGADDIVLEGFSALAYDLEDSNAIYYGSVILRGNKYYGKASKYQLAKSTLCHQAMIYPARVFKKYRFNTRYQISADFELNMRCWRDKSLRFEFRDHTVANFNHTGASSKKDPIFEKEKAALILKNFGFITWLRFRIKKIKQSTYKKPKETED
- a CDS encoding glycosyltransferase family 2 protein encodes the protein MSQPKAPKISIIIVTYNAVKTLQAGLDSIYAQKYPNIEVVVIDGGSTDGTLELLKDNTSKLAYWKSEPDEGIYDAMNKGLNHISGQWVYFMGADDELRDEFSEMALELKRPGALYYANVMSNGKKKSGFVNEYYQAKAGVFHQAIIYSASIFKTYRYDTRYSISADYELNMRCWRDQSIAFIYRDYVIANFNHNGASSGGEDELFASNKSNLIRQNFGLKIWLRYMFRLFKERLRGTK